The Aquincola tertiaricarbonis genomic sequence GGGCGTTGCGCCAGAAGCGGTCCAGCCCCAGGCGACCGCTGGTGGCGCCGGCGCCGGCCAGTTCAAACACCTGCGAGCTGACGTCGATGCCCGCGCGGTGCGCCAGCACCTTGGCTTCGGAGATGGCGATGGCCAGCGCGCCGCGGCCGCTGGCGTCCAGCGCCTCGCCCTGCTCGAAGGCCGCCTGCAGCTGCAGCGCAGCCGCTTCGCAGGCCAGCTCGGCCGGGCGCAGCAGCAGCCACAGCTCGCCATAGCGCTGCTGCAGCTGCGGCTCGTCGGCCAGGCGCGCGGCGTGGCCGTTGGGCCAGGGGCGCGCACGCTCCAGCGTGTAGCGGCGGCCGGCCTCGTACGCAGCCTGGCCGATGCCCAGGTACAGGTTGGCCATGATCAGCTGCGACACCAGCGTGCGCAGCGTGGCGCGTGGCGTGGAGGTGCTGCCGGGCGCCTGCAGCACGTCGCGCTGGGGCAGGAACACGTCGTGGAAGTGCACCGTGCCGCTGTCGGTCTGGCGTTGGCCGAAGGCGTCCCAGTCCTGCTGTACGGTGATGCCTTCGGCCTGCGTGGCCAGGTGGCCCACCAGGCGCGCGCTGCTGCCATCGGCCAGCTGCACCTGGGCGCCCACCACCAGCCGGTCGGAACCGACCGAGCCCGAGGCATAACTCTTGGGGCCTTGCAGCCGCCAGCCATCGGCCACCGGCTGCGCCACCAGGCGGGTGTCCTGCGGGTTGAGGGCATTGCCCCAGAACCAGCCTTCGGACTGCGAGCGCGGCAGCAGCGTCCGCTGCTGGGCGGGCGTGCCCCATAGCAGCACCGTGGCCACCTGCAGGTGGTGGAAGGCAAACACATGGGCCAGTGCGCTGTCGGCCTGGGCCAGCCGGCGCACCACGCGGTACAGCGTGGGCCAGCTGGCGCCCAGGCCGCCGGCGTCCTGCGGAATCAGCAGGCCCAGCAGGCCGCTGTCGCGGATGGCCTGGCGCTCGGCGGCGGCATGGCCGCCCTGGCGGTCGCGTTCCACCGCCGTGGCCTCCAGCTGCCGCGCCAGTCGTTCGGTACGTTCGTTGATCCAGTCACTGCCCATGGCGGCAGTGTTGCGTTTGCAGCAGGGCCGGCCAACGAATGTTTCCGACGCTGCTTGTTCAAAAAATGTCGAACGAAGCTCAGCTGCCGGTCGGCCGCCGGAAGGCCGCGGCGGCGTGTTGTTGCGGCAGCTGGTCACCCGCCCCCAGCAGCTTGTGGCGCAGGCTGCCGGTTTCGTAGGTCGTCTTGTAGACGCCGCGGTTCTGCAGCTCGGGCACCACCAGGTCGATGAAATGCTCGTAGCTTTCGGGCACCACGGTGCGGCTCAGGTTGAAGCCGTCGATGCCGGTGTCGGCGATCCAGGACTGCAGCTCGTCGGCCACCTGCTGCGCATCGCCCACGATGGCCGGGTAGCGGCCGCCCAGCTCGAACAGCTGCAGCAGCTTGCGCCGCGTCCAGCCATGCTCCTGCGCACTGCGGCGCGCCGATTCGATGGCCTGGCCCGGCTGGTAGTCCACCGGCGCGTCCAGGTCGTAGCGCGCGAAGTCGACACCCACCGAGGCGGCGAAGTGCGCCAGCCCGGCATCGCGGCTGGCGTACTGCAGGTAGTCGGCGTACAGGTCGCGCGCTTCTGCGGCGGTGCGGCCGGTGACCACCGCGGTGCCCATGAACACCTTGACGTCGTCGGGCTGGCGGCCGGCCTGCACCAGCGCTTCGCGCAGGCTTTGCACGGTGCGGCGCGCGGTGGCCTTGTCGGGTGGCGAGATGAACACGCACTCGGCATGGCGGGCTGCAAAGCGCTG encodes the following:
- a CDS encoding acyl-CoA dehydrogenase family protein, with the protein product MGSDWINERTERLARQLEATAVERDRQGGHAAAERQAIRDSGLLGLLIPQDAGGLGASWPTLYRVVRRLAQADSALAHVFAFHHLQVATVLLWGTPAQQRTLLPRSQSEGWFWGNALNPQDTRLVAQPVADGWRLQGPKSYASGSVGSDRLVVGAQVQLADGSSARLVGHLATQAEGITVQQDWDAFGQRQTDSGTVHFHDVFLPQRDVLQAPGSTSTPRATLRTLVSQLIMANLYLGIGQAAYEAGRRYTLERARPWPNGHAARLADEPQLQQRYGELWLLLRPAELACEAAALQLQAAFEQGEALDASGRGALAIAISEAKVLAHRAGIDVSSQVFELAGAGATSGRLGLDRFWRNARVHTLHDPVDLKLRDIGRHRLEGHVPEPSSYS